One stretch of Marinobacterium iners DNA includes these proteins:
- a CDS encoding YeaH/YhbH family protein → MSYIIDRRENAKKKSTVNRQRFLRRYKQHIKRAVEDAIHDRSIKEIDQGGQVTIPRRDISEPVFHHGEGGLRHKIFPGNKEFVEGDEFKRPESGGGGGAGQGKASNQGEGEDDFTFTISQEEFLDFMFEDLELPWMVRKQLKDATSFETRRAGFTSSGSPEKLHIVRSLRAAHARRIALTDKNVRQQIRALRKELWALEDTPPSVEKTEKITALREQITQLEKGSRKLPFLDDFDLRYTNLVRVPLPSSKAVMFCIMDVSGSMTQSVKDIAKRFFILLYLFLNRNYKQIDVVFVRHHTHAKEVDEQEFFYSRETGGTIVSSALALTADIIDARYPPADWNIYIAQASDGDNWDGDSTTCSKLLASRILPKTQYYAYVEITTGPHQNLWHEYEQVREAFKEQFAMQQITDAGDIYPVFRRLFEKRTEGGAHES, encoded by the coding sequence ATGAGTTACATCATAGACCGCCGAGAGAACGCCAAGAAAAAAAGCACGGTAAACCGTCAGCGTTTTCTGCGCCGCTACAAACAGCACATCAAACGTGCCGTTGAAGACGCCATCCATGATCGCTCCATCAAGGAGATCGATCAAGGCGGACAGGTCACCATTCCTCGACGTGACATCTCCGAGCCGGTCTTCCATCACGGTGAAGGTGGATTGCGGCACAAGATTTTCCCGGGCAACAAGGAATTTGTCGAAGGCGACGAGTTCAAACGCCCCGAAAGCGGTGGTGGCGGTGGCGCCGGTCAGGGAAAGGCCAGCAATCAGGGTGAAGGCGAGGATGACTTTACCTTCACCATCAGCCAGGAAGAGTTCCTCGACTTCATGTTTGAGGATCTTGAGCTGCCCTGGATGGTGCGCAAACAGCTCAAGGATGCCACCTCGTTTGAAACCCGTCGTGCCGGCTTCACCAGCAGCGGATCACCGGAGAAGCTGCATATTGTGCGCTCGTTGCGGGCCGCTCATGCCCGTCGCATCGCGCTGACCGACAAGAACGTACGACAGCAGATTCGTGCCCTGCGCAAGGAGCTCTGGGCGCTTGAAGACACACCACCCTCCGTTGAAAAAACAGAGAAGATCACCGCCTTGCGTGAGCAGATCACTCAGCTTGAAAAAGGCTCTCGCAAACTGCCGTTTCTGGATGACTTTGACCTGCGCTACACCAACCTCGTGCGAGTGCCCTTGCCTTCCAGCAAGGCGGTCATGTTCTGCATCATGGATGTATCCGGCTCCATGACGCAAAGCGTCAAGGATATCGCCAAGCGTTTCTTCATCCTGCTCTATCTGTTCCTGAACCGGAACTACAAGCAGATCGATGTGGTCTTTGTGCGCCACCACACCCATGCCAAGGAGGTGGATGAACAGGAGTTTTTCTATTCTCGCGAGACCGGCGGCACCATAGTCTCCAGCGCCCTGGCTCTGACCGCCGATATTATCGATGCCCGGTATCCCCCGGCCGACTGGAACATCTATATCGCTCAGGCGTCGGACGGCGACAACTGGGATGGCGACTCGACCACCTGCAGCAAGCTGTTGGCCAGCCGCATTCTGCCCAAAACCCAGTATTACGCATACGTGGAGATCACCACCGGTCCACACCAGAATCTCTGGCATGAATATGAGCAGGTGCGTGAAGCTTTCAAGGAGCAGTTCGCCATGCAGCAGATCACCGATGCTGGCGATATCTATCCGGTCTTCCGCCGACTGTTCGAGAAGCGTACCGAGGGGGGTGCCCATGAGTCGTAA
- a CDS encoding dihydrolipoamide acetyltransferase family protein, translating to MKYFKLPDLGEGLPEAEIVEWHVREGDSIKTDQIMVSVETAKAIIEVPSPQDGVIAHLFGAEGDTIHTGEPLVEFADEDDSDSGTVVGELSRHQGSDSQREEFIIGAAPSSRQAASARVTPAVRALAQRLNVSLDTLRGSGSQGAVTAQDVEHAASLDRSLGAPEALRGVRKQMARTMAQSHAEVVPVSLCEDADIDHWPAGTDITMRLVQAIAAACKAVPELNVWFDGHQLARRVHQKIDLGVAVDTEQGLFVPVLRDIGNRSVEDLREGLNRLRADVKSRSIPPAEMQGATITLSNFGTLAGRYASPVVVPPQVAIVGAGVIRSEPVAIDDQVVVHKVMPLSLTFDHRAATGGEAARFMQALIMSLQA from the coding sequence ATGAAATATTTCAAGCTGCCCGATCTGGGCGAGGGTCTGCCCGAAGCGGAAATCGTGGAATGGCATGTTCGTGAAGGAGACAGCATCAAGACCGATCAGATCATGGTATCGGTGGAAACGGCCAAGGCGATCATTGAAGTCCCTTCGCCCCAGGATGGGGTGATTGCGCACCTGTTTGGTGCAGAAGGTGACACCATTCACACCGGTGAGCCTCTGGTCGAGTTTGCGGATGAGGACGACAGTGACAGTGGTACCGTTGTGGGCGAACTGAGTCGACACCAGGGCAGTGACAGTCAGCGCGAAGAGTTCATTATCGGGGCCGCTCCCAGCAGTCGCCAGGCGGCATCCGCCCGAGTAACACCCGCTGTACGCGCCTTGGCTCAGCGCTTGAATGTGTCACTGGATACGCTGCGCGGCAGCGGTTCACAAGGCGCTGTCACGGCACAGGATGTGGAACATGCCGCAAGCCTCGACCGTTCACTGGGCGCTCCCGAGGCCCTGCGCGGCGTACGCAAACAAATGGCACGGACCATGGCCCAGTCCCATGCTGAGGTGGTACCGGTCTCGCTGTGTGAGGATGCCGATATCGACCACTGGCCCGCCGGTACCGACATCACCATGCGGCTGGTTCAAGCCATCGCGGCTGCCTGCAAGGCCGTTCCCGAGCTGAATGTCTGGTTTGATGGCCATCAGCTGGCACGGCGGGTACACCAGAAAATCGACCTTGGCGTGGCCGTGGATACCGAGCAGGGACTGTTCGTACCGGTCCTGCGTGATATCGGCAACCGGTCTGTCGAAGACCTTCGCGAAGGGCTGAACCGGCTGCGTGCCGATGTCAAATCCCGCTCCATTCCACCGGCCGAGATGCAGGGCGCCACCATCACCCTCAGTAACTTCGGCACCCTGGCCGGCCGTTACGCCAGCCCGGTGGTGGTACCGCCTCAGGTGGCGATTGTGGGTGCGGGTGTGATTCGATCAGAGCCGGTTGCCATTGATGATCAGGTCGTCGTACACAAGGTGATGCCCCTGTCACTGACATTCGACCATCGTGCCGCCACCGGTGGCGAAGCGGCGCGATTTATGCAGGCACTGATTATGTCGCTGCAGGCCTGA
- a CDS encoding PrkA family serine protein kinase: MSIFEHYKARYSAILQEEMSLQEYLNLCRETPKVYANAAERMLDAIGEPEVIDTALDPRLSRIFSNKVIKRYPAFSEFYGMEEAIESIVSYFRHAAQGLEEKKQILYLLGPVGGGKSSLAERLKHLMEHIPFYAIKGSPVFESPLGLFNPEEDAEILEQEYGIARRYLRGIMSPWAVKRLHEYGGDITQFRVVKLHPSILDQVAIAKTEPGDENNQDISSLVGKVDIRKLEEYPQHDPDAYSFSGALCRANQGIMEFVEMFKAPIKVLHPLLTATQEGNYNSTEGMGAIPYDGILLAHSNESEWQSFKNNKTNEAFIDRVYIVKVPYCTRVNEEIHIYEKLLENSSLNAAPCAPDTLHMLAQFTVLSRLKEPENSSIYSKMRIYNGENLKDTDPRAKSMQEYKDSAGVNEGMDGLSTRFAFKILSKVFNFDAIEVAANPVHLMHVLEREISQQQFPTETQERYIGFLKEYIAPKYIDFLGKEIQTAYLESYSEYGQNIFDRYVTYADFWIQDQEYRDPETGDILDRQAINEELEKIEKPAGISNPKDFRHEIVNFVLRARASNNGKNPAWNSYEKMRSVIEKKMFANTEDLLPVISFNPKASSDDQKKHGEFVKRMIERGYTEKQVRLLSEWYIRVRKSQ, encoded by the coding sequence ATGAGTATCTTCGAGCACTATAAGGCACGTTATTCGGCCATCCTGCAGGAAGAGATGAGCCTGCAGGAGTATCTCAACCTGTGTCGGGAAACCCCAAAGGTATACGCCAATGCTGCCGAGCGCATGCTGGATGCGATCGGTGAACCCGAGGTGATCGATACCGCACTGGACCCTCGCCTGAGCCGCATCTTTTCAAACAAGGTGATCAAGCGCTACCCTGCTTTCAGCGAATTCTACGGCATGGAAGAAGCGATTGAGAGTATCGTGTCCTACTTCCGCCATGCAGCTCAAGGGCTCGAAGAGAAGAAACAGATCCTGTATCTGCTCGGACCTGTTGGGGGTGGTAAGTCATCGCTGGCGGAGCGTCTCAAGCACTTGATGGAGCATATCCCCTTCTATGCGATCAAGGGCTCACCGGTATTCGAGTCACCGCTGGGACTGTTCAATCCGGAAGAAGACGCCGAAATACTGGAGCAGGAGTACGGCATCGCCCGTCGCTACCTGCGTGGCATCATGTCCCCCTGGGCCGTGAAACGTCTGCATGAATACGGTGGTGATATCACTCAGTTTCGGGTGGTGAAACTGCATCCGTCCATTCTGGATCAGGTAGCCATTGCCAAGACCGAACCGGGTGACGAGAACAACCAGGACATCTCAAGCCTTGTCGGTAAGGTGGACATTCGCAAGCTGGAAGAGTATCCACAGCACGACCCGGATGCCTACAGTTTCTCTGGCGCCCTGTGCCGTGCCAACCAGGGGATTATGGAATTCGTCGAGATGTTCAAGGCACCGATCAAGGTGTTGCATCCACTGCTGACTGCCACTCAGGAGGGCAACTACAACAGCACCGAGGGCATGGGTGCCATCCCCTACGACGGCATTTTGCTGGCCCACTCCAACGAATCGGAATGGCAGAGTTTCAAGAACAACAAGACCAACGAAGCGTTCATTGACCGTGTGTATATCGTCAAGGTGCCCTATTGCACCCGAGTGAACGAAGAGATCCATATCTACGAGAAACTGCTGGAAAACAGTTCGCTCAATGCCGCCCCATGCGCACCGGATACCCTGCACATGCTGGCCCAGTTCACTGTCCTGTCACGCCTGAAGGAGCCTGAAAACTCCAGCATCTACTCCAAGATGCGCATCTACAACGGCGAGAACCTCAAGGACACCGATCCACGTGCCAAGTCGATGCAGGAGTACAAGGACTCCGCCGGCGTCAACGAGGGTATGGATGGTCTCTCAACCCGGTTCGCCTTCAAGATTCTGTCCAAGGTATTCAACTTCGACGCCATCGAGGTGGCGGCCAACCCGGTCCACCTGATGCATGTACTGGAGCGTGAGATCAGTCAGCAGCAGTTCCCGACCGAAACCCAGGAGCGCTACATCGGCTTTTTGAAAGAGTATATCGCGCCCAAGTACATCGATTTCCTTGGCAAGGAGATCCAGACCGCCTATCTGGAATCCTACTCCGAGTACGGGCAGAACATTTTCGACCGCTATGTCACCTATGCCGACTTCTGGATTCAGGATCAGGAGTACCGTGACCCTGAAACAGGTGACATTCTCGATCGCCAGGCCATCAACGAAGAACTTGAGAAGATCGAGAAGCCGGCGGGTATCAGCAACCCGAAAGACTTCCGCCACGAGATCGTCAACTTTGTACTGCGCGCCCGGGCCAGCAACAACGGCAAGAACCCGGCATGGAACAGCTACGAGAAGATGCGCTCCGTGATCGAGAAGAAGATGTTTGCCAATACCGAAGATTTGCTGCCGGTGATCTCCTTCAATCCGAAAGCCTCTTCGGACGATCAGAAAAAACATGGCGAGTTTGTGAAACGGATGATCGAACGTGGATACACCGAGAAGCAGGTTCGCCTGCTGTCCGAATGGTACATCCGCGTCCGCAAATCGCAGTAA
- a CDS encoding acetate/propionate family kinase produces MDTILTVNGGSSSLKCGLYALRASELHCLFHLKVENLLGDTTLFKVRDEDNRVLDSHQLECQSVALDERHQFALREVLQWVEAHLPESRLIATGHRVVHGGDLFNTPMRLDDAVLEQLRSFIPLAPLHQPYNLKLVEACRALAPQLPVVACFDTMFHAAQPRLERLYALPRHLIEKGVHRYGFHGLSYEYIQRQLSLGGAGNLKTVACHLGAGASMCAIRDGRSIASSMGFTAVEGLPMGSRTGNLDPGVLLYLMREENMDVDALEKLIYKESGWLGVSTISSDMKELHQANDPRAEEAIDMFCYRVALEMGRLGAALEGVEQVVFSGGVGENDADVRARVLERCRWLGIEIDSEANQRNSGIISTPDSKVTVRVMPTNEEAMIATHVDELLH; encoded by the coding sequence ATGGATACCATTCTGACCGTTAATGGTGGCTCCTCCAGTCTCAAATGTGGCCTATATGCCCTGCGTGCGAGCGAACTTCACTGCCTGTTTCACCTAAAAGTGGAAAACCTGCTGGGTGACACCACACTGTTCAAGGTGCGTGATGAAGACAACCGGGTACTGGACTCGCATCAGCTGGAGTGCCAGTCAGTGGCACTGGACGAGCGTCATCAGTTCGCCTTGCGTGAAGTGCTGCAATGGGTCGAAGCGCACCTGCCGGAGTCACGTTTGATTGCGACCGGTCACCGAGTCGTACATGGTGGTGACCTGTTCAACACACCGATGCGACTGGACGATGCTGTGCTGGAGCAATTGAGAAGCTTTATCCCGCTGGCCCCGCTGCATCAACCTTATAACCTGAAGCTGGTTGAAGCCTGCCGTGCACTGGCACCACAACTACCCGTTGTCGCCTGTTTCGACACCATGTTCCATGCGGCACAGCCCCGGCTGGAGCGGCTATATGCCTTGCCGCGCCACCTCATCGAGAAAGGCGTGCACCGCTATGGCTTCCATGGCTTGTCCTACGAGTATATCCAGCGCCAGCTCAGCCTTGGCGGAGCTGGCAATTTGAAAACAGTGGCCTGTCACCTGGGCGCAGGCGCCAGCATGTGTGCCATTCGAGATGGACGCTCCATCGCATCCAGCATGGGCTTCACCGCCGTCGAAGGCCTGCCCATGGGTAGTCGCACCGGCAATCTTGACCCTGGCGTGCTTCTCTATCTGATGCGGGAAGAGAACATGGATGTGGATGCACTGGAAAAGCTGATCTACAAGGAAAGCGGCTGGCTGGGCGTTTCCACCATCAGCTCGGACATGAAGGAGCTGCATCAGGCCAATGATCCTCGCGCCGAGGAAGCAATCGACATGTTTTGCTACCGTGTCGCGCTGGAGATGGGCCGCCTGGGTGCCGCACTGGAAGGGGTGGAACAGGTGGTGTTCTCGGGTGGTGTCGGCGAGAACGATGCGGATGTGCGCGCGCGCGTGCTGGAGCGCTGCCGCTGGCTTGGCATAGAGATTGACAGTGAAGCGAATCAGCGCAACAGCGGTATCATCAGCACGCCGGACTCAAAGGTCACTGTGCGTGTGATGCCGACCAATGAGGAAGCGATGATCGCCACCCATGTGGATGAACTGCTGCACTGA
- a CDS encoding histidine triad nucleotide-binding protein — MDCLFCKILEGEIPAERVYEDDQVIAFRDINPQAPFHCLIIPRKHIATLNDIADDDREVVGHMIQAASKIAQQQGFDQDGYRTVFNCNTHGGQTVYHIHLHLLGGKPMGWPPYQDTLKTPVNN; from the coding sequence ATGGATTGTCTGTTCTGCAAAATTCTGGAAGGTGAAATCCCGGCTGAGCGGGTGTACGAAGATGACCAGGTCATCGCCTTTCGCGACATCAACCCACAGGCACCCTTTCACTGCCTGATTATTCCGCGCAAGCATATCGCAACATTGAATGACATTGCCGACGACGACCGCGAGGTAGTGGGGCATATGATTCAGGCCGCCAGCAAAATTGCTCAGCAACAGGGCTTTGATCAGGATGGCTACCGCACCGTATTCAACTGCAACACCCACGGTGGCCAAACGGTCTACCACATTCATCTGCACCTCCTCGGTGGCAAGCCGATGGGTTGGCCTCCGTATCAAGACACTCTGAAAACCCCGGTTAACAACTGA
- the pdhA gene encoding pyruvate dehydrogenase (acetyl-transferring) E1 component subunit alpha, with amino-acid sequence MHEIRYHGEIHLTRYLAPDGTPVGGMPEWAQGSDPWCHYYRQMVLARQFDAKAISLQRTGQLGTYASLLGGEAIDVVCGALMQPEDVLVPYYRNHILQMMRGVPMQDVLLYWGGDERGSASPAMRKDLPNAVPIATQCLHACGVATALKLRQQPQAVLTMIGDGGTSKGDFLEAINVAGAWQLPVVFVINNNQWAISVPRAKQCIAPTLAQKAIGAGIRGEQVDGNDAVALHEVVGQALARARNGKGPTLIEAVSYRLSDHTTADDATRYRSAEELKQAWARDPLPRLRTWLHSQNLWDEQQEQRWQEEAKGMIGKAVDAYLAMPPQAIDDLFDYLYAECPPGLQRQKEEMRQKRQGGEDHE; translated from the coding sequence ATGCATGAGATACGCTATCACGGCGAAATTCATCTGACCCGTTACCTGGCTCCGGACGGCACACCTGTGGGTGGCATGCCTGAGTGGGCGCAGGGCAGTGATCCCTGGTGCCACTATTACCGCCAGATGGTGCTCGCTCGGCAGTTTGATGCCAAGGCGATCAGCCTGCAGCGTACCGGCCAGCTGGGTACCTATGCCTCTCTGCTGGGTGGCGAGGCCATTGATGTGGTTTGTGGAGCACTGATGCAGCCGGAAGACGTGCTGGTACCCTATTATCGCAACCATATTCTGCAGATGATGCGCGGCGTTCCCATGCAGGATGTGCTGCTGTACTGGGGTGGTGACGAGCGCGGCAGCGCTTCACCGGCCATGCGCAAGGACCTTCCCAACGCAGTCCCCATCGCCACCCAGTGCCTGCATGCATGCGGCGTGGCCACGGCACTCAAGTTGCGTCAGCAACCACAGGCCGTACTCACCATGATCGGCGATGGCGGCACCTCCAAGGGTGATTTTCTGGAAGCCATCAATGTGGCCGGTGCCTGGCAGCTGCCGGTGGTCTTCGTGATCAACAACAATCAGTGGGCCATCTCGGTGCCTCGTGCCAAACAGTGCATTGCTCCGACACTGGCTCAGAAAGCGATCGGTGCCGGTATCCGCGGCGAGCAGGTGGACGGCAACGATGCCGTTGCCCTGCATGAAGTGGTCGGCCAGGCATTGGCACGCGCCCGCAACGGAAAGGGCCCCACATTGATTGAAGCGGTCAGCTACCGACTCTCCGACCATACCACAGCCGATGACGCCACCCGTTACCGTTCGGCAGAAGAGTTGAAACAGGCTTGGGCACGAGACCCCCTGCCTCGTCTGCGCACTTGGCTCCACAGCCAGAATCTGTGGGACGAACAGCAGGAGCAGCGCTGGCAGGAAGAGGCCAAGGGGATGATCGGAAAGGCGGTCGATGCCTACCTGGCCATGCCGCCACAGGCGATTGATGATCTGTTTGATTATCTCTATGCAGAATGCCCGCCGGGGCTGCAACGGCAGAAAGAAGAGATGCGTCAGAAGCGGCAGGGAGGAGAGGATCATGAGTGA
- a CDS encoding bifunctional enoyl-CoA hydratase/phosphate acetyltransferase has product MSISADAPNTTISTETPPMHNQLEFFIEQARKSGPIRTAVVHPVDHNSLLGAIEAAEQGLIEPLLVGPEHKIRAAAEIEGIDLSPYKIISTEHSHMAAECACTLIREAKAVALMKGSLGTSELLSAVVHKTKGIRTERRLSHVFVFDVPNYHKPLVITDAAINVVPDLLVKRDIVQNAIDFCQSLGNESPKVAILAAVEKVKPTMQSTIDAAALCKMADRGQITGGILDGPLAFDNAISLQAAIDKHINSPVSGDADILLAPDLEAANMIAKQLIYLADAKSAGLAVGAKVPIILTSRAEGTLGRLASCALASYMVKHPRKGG; this is encoded by the coding sequence ATGTCGATATCAGCTGACGCCCCCAACACCACGATTTCAACCGAGACACCGCCGATGCACAACCAGCTGGAGTTCTTTATTGAGCAGGCACGCAAATCCGGCCCTATCCGCACCGCCGTTGTCCATCCGGTCGATCACAACAGCCTTTTGGGTGCCATCGAAGCGGCTGAACAGGGGTTAATCGAGCCTCTGCTGGTCGGCCCGGAGCACAAGATTCGTGCCGCAGCCGAAATTGAAGGCATCGACCTGTCACCCTACAAAATCATCAGCACCGAACACAGCCACATGGCGGCCGAATGCGCCTGTACACTGATTCGCGAAGCCAAGGCCGTCGCGCTGATGAAAGGCAGCCTTGGCACTTCTGAACTGCTCAGTGCCGTGGTTCATAAAACCAAAGGCATCCGTACAGAGCGGCGCCTGAGCCATGTATTCGTGTTTGACGTGCCCAACTACCACAAACCATTGGTGATCACCGATGCCGCCATCAACGTGGTGCCTGATCTGTTGGTAAAACGGGATATCGTTCAGAACGCCATCGACTTCTGTCAGTCATTGGGTAATGAGTCGCCCAAGGTCGCGATTCTGGCCGCGGTTGAAAAGGTGAAGCCGACCATGCAGAGTACCATCGACGCTGCCGCCCTGTGCAAAATGGCAGATCGCGGACAGATCACTGGCGGCATCCTGGACGGCCCGCTGGCTTTCGATAATGCCATTTCACTGCAGGCCGCCATCGACAAACATATCAACTCACCGGTCTCTGGTGACGCCGATATCCTGCTGGCGCCAGACCTTGAGGCCGCCAACATGATCGCCAAGCAGCTGATCTACCTGGCCGATGCCAAGTCAGCCGGCCTGGCCGTAGGGGCCAAGGTACCCATTATTCTGACCAGCCGTGCCGAAGGTACTCTGGGCCGCCTGGCGTCCTGTGCACTGGCTTCCTACATGGTCAAGCATCCACGCAAGGGGGGCTGA
- a CDS encoding SpoVR family protein, with amino-acid sequence MSRKKRQPISTGSDWTFELIESYDREIGRVAREFGLDTYPNQIEVITSEQMMDAYSSVGMPLNYNHWSFGKQFVETEQNYTRGRMGLAYEIVINSNPCIAYLMEENTITMQALVIAHACYGHNSFFKGNYLFRTWTDASAIIDYLLFAKNYIRRCEEKHGVEEVEQLLDSCHALMNYGVNRYKRPRPLTAAEERERQQDREEYIQRHLNDLWNTTVPRKADSDDRKHPRFPADPEENILYFIEKNAPLLEPWQREIVRIVRKVAQYFYPQKQTQVMNEGWACFWHYTLLHQLYDEGLVTDGFMMEFLHSHSSVVYQPPFDSPYFSGINPYTLGYNMMQDIRRICENPTDEDREWFPDIAGSDWKATLDHAMRNFKDESFILQYLSPRLMRELKLFSIMDDSNRPVLKVDAIHNERGYRQLRESLSAQYNLGNREPNIQVWNVNIRGDRALTLRHYMHNNQPLGQSTEEVLRHVHRLWGFDVQLESVLPDGTVAKQYACPPREQKVEAI; translated from the coding sequence ATGAGTCGTAAAAAACGCCAGCCAATCTCGACCGGCTCAGACTGGACCTTCGAGCTGATCGAGTCCTATGACCGGGAAATTGGCCGTGTCGCCCGTGAGTTCGGGCTTGATACCTATCCCAACCAGATCGAGGTCATCACCTCGGAACAGATGATGGACGCCTACTCCTCGGTCGGCATGCCGCTAAACTATAACCATTGGTCCTTCGGCAAGCAGTTTGTGGAGACCGAGCAGAACTATACCCGTGGCCGCATGGGGCTGGCCTATGAAATCGTTATCAACTCCAACCCCTGCATCGCATATCTGATGGAAGAGAACACCATCACCATGCAGGCGCTGGTGATTGCACATGCCTGCTACGGCCACAATTCCTTCTTCAAGGGCAACTACCTGTTCCGAACCTGGACTGATGCCAGTGCCATCATCGACTACCTGCTGTTCGCCAAGAACTACATCCGCCGCTGCGAGGAGAAGCATGGCGTGGAAGAGGTTGAGCAGCTGCTGGACTCGTGCCACGCCCTGATGAACTATGGTGTCAACCGCTACAAACGCCCACGCCCGCTCACCGCCGCCGAAGAACGTGAGCGTCAGCAGGACAGGGAAGAATACATACAGCGTCATCTGAACGATCTGTGGAACACCACCGTACCCCGCAAGGCGGACAGTGATGATCGCAAACACCCTCGCTTTCCGGCAGATCCGGAAGAGAACATTCTCTACTTCATCGAGAAGAACGCGCCACTGCTCGAACCCTGGCAACGGGAGATCGTTCGCATCGTGCGCAAGGTTGCACAGTATTTTTATCCCCAGAAACAGACTCAGGTGATGAACGAGGGCTGGGCCTGCTTCTGGCACTATACGTTGCTGCATCAGCTGTATGACGAGGGGCTGGTCACCGACGGTTTCATGATGGAGTTTCTTCATTCCCATTCCAGCGTGGTCTATCAACCCCCGTTCGACAGCCCCTATTTCAGTGGAATCAACCCCTATACGCTGGGTTACAACATGATGCAGGATATTCGCCGCATCTGTGAAAATCCGACCGATGAGGACCGGGAGTGGTTCCCCGATATTGCCGGCAGCGACTGGAAAGCAACGCTTGACCACGCCATGCGCAACTTCAAGGATGAAAGCTTCATCCTGCAGTATCTGTCACCCCGGTTGATGCGGGAGCTGAAACTGTTTTCGATCATGGATGACAGCAATCGTCCGGTACTGAAAGTCGATGCTATCCATAATGAACGTGGCTATCGTCAACTGCGCGAATCACTGTCCGCTCAGTACAACCTCGGCAATCGTGAGCCCAACATTCAGGTCTGGAATGTGAACATCCGTGGCGACCGTGCCCTTACCCTGCGTCATTACATGCATAACAACCAGCCATTGGGCCAATCAACTGAAGAGGTGTTGCGGCACGTACACCGCCTGTGGGGATTCGATGTACAGCTTGAATCCGTACTGCCGGACGGTACCGTTGCCAAGCAGTATGCCTGCCCACCACGGGAGCAAAAGGTTGAGGCAATCTGA
- a CDS encoding alpha-ketoacid dehydrogenase subunit beta: MSDNAITLLDAVNLALARAMEDDPNVILLGEDIGTNGGVFRATAGLQDRFGERRVIDTPLAETMIAGLSVGMATQGIRPVAEIQFMGFIFPAFEHLVAHAARMRHRTRGRLNCPMVLRAPFGGGIHAPEHHSESTEALLAHIPGLHVVVPSSPARAYGLLLAAIRCDDPVVFLEPKRIYRASKTLVEDDGQALPLDTCFTLREGEDITLISWGAAVTETLAAARQLAENGVSCEVIDVATLNPIDHDTLIASVSKTGRCVIVHEASRHGGLGGEIAATLAEQALLSLKAPPRRVTGYDTVMPYYRNEQLYLPTTADIVQAVQETLEYA, from the coding sequence ATGAGTGACAATGCCATTACCCTGCTGGATGCCGTTAATCTGGCACTGGCACGCGCTATGGAAGATGACCCTAACGTAATTTTGCTGGGCGAGGATATCGGCACCAACGGCGGCGTGTTTCGTGCCACTGCTGGCCTTCAGGATCGCTTCGGTGAACGCCGCGTGATCGACACGCCGTTGGCCGAAACCATGATTGCGGGTCTCAGTGTCGGCATGGCCACCCAGGGCATTCGGCCCGTCGCTGAAATCCAGTTCATGGGCTTCATCTTTCCGGCCTTTGAACATCTGGTTGCCCATGCCGCCCGCATGCGCCACCGCACCCGTGGCCGCCTGAACTGCCCCATGGTACTGCGGGCGCCGTTCGGCGGCGGCATTCATGCCCCCGAACACCATTCGGAAAGTACCGAAGCCCTGCTGGCACACATCCCCGGGTTACACGTCGTGGTGCCCTCGTCCCCCGCTCGTGCCTACGGTTTGCTGCTGGCCGCGATTCGTTGTGACGACCCGGTTGTCTTTCTGGAACCAAAACGGATCTATCGCGCCAGCAAAACACTGGTGGAAGACGATGGACAGGCTCTGCCGCTGGATACCTGCTTCACCTTGCGCGAAGGAGAGGACATCACTCTGATCAGCTGGGGGGCTGCCGTCACGGAAACCCTTGCCGCTGCCCGCCAGCTGGCAGAGAACGGTGTCAGTTGTGAAGTAATCGATGTTGCGACCCTGAACCCGATCGACCATGACACCCTGATCGCATCGGTCAGCAAAACCGGCCGCTGTGTCATTGTGCATGAAGCATCGCGGCACGGCGGCCTGGGAGGAGAAATTGCCGCCACTCTGGCCGAACAGGCTCTGCTCTCGCTCAAGGCCCCGCCACGCCGTGTCACCGGCTATGACACCGTCATGCCCTATTACCGTAATGAACAACTCTACCTGCCCACCACGGCTGACATTGTTCAGGCCGTGCAGGAAACGCTGGAGTACGCCTGA